The following are encoded together in the Mesoterricola sediminis genome:
- the neuB gene encoding N-acetylneuraminate synthase, whose amino-acid sequence MPSESIVIAGRPLGEGHPCFVIAEAGVNHGGRLDQALALVDAAAEAGADAVKFQTFRADRLVTAEAPKARYQARNTGDEGGQLPMLRALELDEATHRALQARCRERGILFLSTPFEETSADLLERLDLPAFKVPSGEITNLPFLAHLARKGRPILLSTGMATLGEVERALAALREAGDPPVALLHCVSAYPTSPADANLRAMGTLRAAFQVPVGYSDHTQGLEVPLAAVALGACVLEKHFTLDRRLPGPDQPASLEPDELAAMVRGVRTVEAALGHGRKEPAPCERDTAVVARKSLVAAADLQAGTPFTADQAMLLRPGTGLPPSLLPLLEGRILGRDVPKGHLLQLEDFR is encoded by the coding sequence ATGCCTTCCGAATCCATCGTCATCGCCGGACGCCCCCTGGGCGAAGGACACCCGTGCTTCGTGATCGCCGAGGCCGGCGTCAACCATGGCGGGCGCCTCGACCAGGCCCTGGCCCTCGTGGACGCGGCGGCGGAGGCCGGCGCGGACGCGGTGAAGTTCCAGACCTTCAGGGCCGACCGCCTCGTGACGGCGGAGGCGCCCAAGGCCCGGTACCAGGCCAGGAACACGGGGGACGAGGGCGGCCAGCTGCCCATGCTCAGGGCGCTGGAGCTGGACGAGGCGACCCACCGCGCCCTCCAGGCCCGCTGCCGGGAGCGCGGGATCCTCTTCCTCTCCACGCCCTTCGAGGAGACCTCCGCGGACCTGCTGGAACGCCTGGACCTCCCCGCCTTCAAGGTGCCCTCGGGGGAGATCACCAACCTGCCCTTCCTGGCCCACCTCGCCCGCAAGGGGCGGCCCATCCTCCTCTCCACGGGCATGGCCACCCTCGGCGAAGTGGAGCGCGCCCTCGCCGCCCTGCGGGAGGCCGGGGACCCGCCCGTGGCCCTCCTCCACTGCGTCAGCGCCTACCCCACCTCCCCCGCCGACGCCAACCTCCGGGCCATGGGCACCCTCCGCGCCGCCTTCCAGGTCCCCGTCGGCTACTCGGACCACACCCAGGGCCTCGAGGTCCCGCTGGCCGCTGTGGCCCTGGGGGCCTGCGTCCTGGAGAAGCACTTCACCCTGGACCGGCGCCTGCCGGGCCCGGACCAGCCGGCCTCCCTGGAACCGGATGAACTCGCAGCGATGGTGCGGGGCGTCCGCACCGTGGAGGCCGCCCTCGGCCACGGCCGCAAGGAGCCCGCCCCCTGCGAGCGGGACACCGCTGTCGTGGCCCGGAAGAGCCTGGTGGCGGCGGCCGACCTCCAGGCCGGCACCCCCTTCACCGCCGACCAGGCGATGCTTCTGCGCCCGGGCACGGGTCTGCCGCCCAGCCTGCTCCCCCTCCTGGAAGGGCGTATCCTCGGACGGGACGTGCCCAAGGGGCACCTCCTTCAGCTGGAGGACTTCCGATGA
- a CDS encoding thiamine pyrophosphate-binding protein, which produces MMKLSDYVARFLDQQGLRDIFLVSGGGIMHLLDSVGRQPGLRYWCTYHEQAAAIAAEGLAKVTNRPGVCLVTVGPGGVNALSGVVGAWFDSTPMLVLSGQVRRNLIADYGKIRQFGPQEADVVGLARHVTKHAVTVMDPARIRWELEHALHVATHGRPGPVWLDLPLDVQGALLDPEALEGFQPPPDDPGAQAALEAQVDQVVAMLQESRRPLLLAGNGIHRAGCETEFLDLVDRTGFPVVLPFSAKDLLWEDHPGNMGVFGAAGQRRANFTLQNADLILSLASGLCVAKAGFATESFAPRARKILVDIDPGQLHDQPIRGELAVQADIGAFLRALLRKLPAGGFRPDPRWGVACRDWKARYPALAPEFLAVEDFVNTYVFMDRLAEAMGPDDVLVTGNGMDIVSHYQAFRVRRGQRTVVTANWGAMGWDLPLAVGACIARDRRRTVLVTGDGSVQLNIQELLTVSHHRLPVKIFIFNNGGYSSIRATQNAFFQGFYVGADATSGVASPDFRALAAAYGMTYRRIPDHRTLATVLAEALAEEGPCLTEVAVDPAQAISPKASAFRREDGTFESRPLEDMAPFLPREEVHRNMHLFDAP; this is translated from the coding sequence ATGATGAAGCTCTCCGATTACGTCGCCCGTTTCCTGGACCAGCAGGGCCTCCGGGATATCTTCCTGGTCTCCGGCGGTGGCATCATGCACCTCCTGGATTCGGTGGGCAGGCAGCCGGGTTTGCGCTACTGGTGCACGTACCACGAGCAGGCCGCCGCCATCGCCGCCGAGGGCCTGGCCAAGGTCACCAACCGGCCAGGCGTGTGCCTCGTCACGGTGGGCCCCGGTGGCGTGAACGCCCTCTCCGGCGTGGTCGGGGCCTGGTTCGACAGCACGCCCATGCTCGTCCTCTCCGGCCAGGTCCGGCGGAACCTCATCGCGGACTACGGGAAGATCCGCCAGTTCGGACCCCAGGAGGCCGACGTGGTCGGCCTGGCCCGCCACGTCACCAAGCACGCGGTCACCGTGATGGACCCGGCCCGCATCCGCTGGGAGCTGGAGCACGCCCTCCACGTGGCCACCCACGGCCGCCCCGGACCCGTCTGGCTCGATCTCCCGCTGGACGTCCAGGGCGCCCTCCTCGACCCCGAGGCCCTGGAGGGCTTCCAGCCGCCCCCCGACGACCCCGGGGCGCAGGCGGCCCTGGAGGCCCAGGTGGACCAGGTGGTGGCGATGCTCCAGGAGAGCCGGCGCCCCCTCCTCCTCGCGGGCAACGGGATCCACCGGGCCGGCTGCGAGACCGAGTTCCTGGACCTGGTGGACCGGACCGGGTTCCCCGTCGTGCTGCCCTTCAGCGCCAAGGACCTCCTCTGGGAGGACCACCCCGGCAACATGGGGGTCTTCGGGGCCGCGGGCCAGCGCCGGGCCAATTTCACCCTCCAGAACGCGGACCTGATCCTGAGCCTGGCCTCCGGCCTCTGCGTGGCCAAGGCCGGCTTCGCCACGGAATCCTTCGCTCCCCGGGCCCGGAAGATCCTGGTGGACATCGACCCGGGCCAGCTCCACGACCAGCCCATCCGCGGAGAGCTGGCCGTCCAGGCCGACATCGGCGCCTTCCTTCGCGCCCTCCTCCGCAAACTGCCCGCTGGCGGCTTCCGGCCCGACCCCCGGTGGGGCGTCGCCTGCCGCGACTGGAAGGCCCGGTATCCCGCCCTCGCGCCGGAGTTCCTGGCGGTGGAGGACTTCGTGAACACCTATGTGTTCATGGACCGCCTCGCCGAGGCCATGGGGCCGGACGATGTGCTGGTCACCGGCAATGGGATGGACATCGTGAGCCACTACCAGGCCTTCCGCGTCCGGCGCGGCCAGCGCACGGTGGTCACCGCCAACTGGGGCGCGATGGGCTGGGACCTGCCCCTCGCCGTGGGCGCGTGCATCGCCCGGGACCGCCGGCGCACCGTGCTCGTCACGGGGGACGGGAGCGTGCAGCTCAACATCCAGGAGCTCCTCACGGTCAGCCACCACCGCCTCCCGGTCAAGATCTTCATCTTCAACAACGGAGGCTACTCCAGCATCCGCGCCACCCAGAACGCCTTCTTCCAGGGCTTCTACGTGGGCGCCGACGCCACCAGCGGCGTGGCCAGCCCGGACTTCCGGGCGCTGGCGGCGGCCTACGGCATGACCTACCGGCGCATCCCGGACCACCGGACCCTCGCGACCGTCCTGGCCGAGGCCCTGGCCGAGGAGGGGCCCTGCCTCACGGAGGTGGCCGTGGATCCTGCCCAGGCCATCAGCCCCAAGGCCTCGGCCTTCCGGCGCGAGGACGGCACCTTCGAGTCCCGTCCCCTCGAGGACATGGCCCCCTTCCTCCCCCGGGAGGAGGTGCACCGGAACATGCATCTCTTCGACGCGCCCTGA
- a CDS encoding NAD-dependent epimerase/dehydratase family protein, whose product MPTPAPPLPAPDLEAILARTEPLWAEVADARILVTGGSGFFGTWLVESFAWIRRRLGLRTELHLTLRDPEAWRARFPHLAEAPGLVAMQGSLTDFRPPAGTFHGLIHAAVGTEPPIDHVRRSLEGALRLLDFAEGSGARRLLFTSSGAVYGPGARRGGPIPEDEERAAPTPEPGTAYGQAKRMVEHLFSAWAREHQAQAVLARGFAFVGPHLKLDANFAIGNFIRDALRGRPLVIQGDGTPRRSYLYAADLAAWLWSLYARAPGGVFHVGSDADLSILDLARTVEGTLAPGAGIQVARAPLPGALPDWYVPSIHNARTRLGLEPWTPLADAVRKTAAWHAASGARPS is encoded by the coding sequence ATGCCGACCCCCGCCCCCCCCCTTCCCGCCCCGGACCTGGAGGCCATCCTCGCCCGCACCGAACCCCTGTGGGCGGAGGTCGCGGATGCGCGGATCCTCGTCACCGGCGGCTCCGGCTTCTTCGGCACCTGGCTCGTGGAGAGCTTCGCCTGGATCCGCCGGCGCCTGGGGCTCCGGACCGAACTCCACCTGACCCTCCGGGACCCGGAGGCCTGGCGGGCCCGCTTCCCCCATCTGGCCGAGGCCCCCGGCCTCGTCGCAATGCAAGGTTCATTGACGGATTTCCGTCCCCCGGCGGGCACCTTCCATGGCCTGATCCACGCGGCCGTTGGCACCGAACCCCCGATCGACCATGTGCGCCGGAGCCTCGAGGGTGCCCTGCGCCTGCTCGACTTCGCGGAGGGAAGCGGGGCCCGGCGCCTGCTGTTCACGAGCAGCGGCGCGGTCTACGGGCCCGGCGCGCGGCGAGGCGGCCCGATCCCGGAGGACGAGGAGCGGGCCGCCCCCACCCCCGAGCCCGGCACCGCCTACGGCCAGGCCAAGCGGATGGTGGAGCACCTGTTCTCCGCCTGGGCGCGGGAACACCAGGCCCAGGCCGTCCTGGCGCGCGGCTTCGCCTTCGTCGGCCCGCACTTGAAGCTCGACGCCAACTTCGCCATCGGCAACTTCATCCGGGACGCCCTCCGGGGCCGGCCCCTGGTCATCCAAGGCGACGGCACCCCCCGCCGGTCGTATTTGTACGCGGCCGACTTGGCGGCCTGGCTCTGGAGCCTCTACGCCCGGGCCCCCGGCGGCGTCTTCCACGTGGGAAGCGACGCGGACCTTTCGATCCTCGACCTGGCGCGGACCGTGGAAGGGACCCTCGCCCCCGGGGCGGGGATCCAGGTGGCCCGCGCACCCCTCCCCGGGGCGCTCCCCGACTGGTACGTGCCCTCCATCCACAACGCCCGCACCCGCCTGGGCCTGGAGCCCTGGACGCCCCTGGCCGACGCCGTCCGGAAGACCGCGGCCTGGCATGCGGCTTCAGGAGCCCGCCCGTCATGA
- a CDS encoding glycosyltransferase family 2 protein, with protein MTPRLSVVLPAYNRSRWMREAVESVLEPGLDCEVVVLDNGSSDDTWEILTQWAAREPRLRPMRWETNRAGEAYPALLEAARGEYVNFFADDDVMLPGGLARKMAILDAHPELGLVFTPVRQMDAAGADQGEGAWSVAAEADVLDGRDFFPPLVIANFIAMPCAMFRKAVAPPSGPLGDPAFSPFGDWQFWLEMARRTRFGFLREASARIRLHASQVTTTHGIGLGLYPETYLRVWRHWMLDAAPPFIPTSRAFEVMAGNLAGFLRACHGDDRDQVMAGLQRLLELQKEQARRLEREAGPGGVEAFWARIDDPDGLPRAAVRAYLRAFAPGDPVILVLSTRTEGGSQPIQDAVVEVARDLGLEAIPDVAIIDRDADLLELLRACAHVQQIPRGPASGDAFEGEAGERFAGAWMTASAEEGR; from the coding sequence ATGACACCCCGTCTCAGTGTTGTCCTGCCCGCCTACAACCGATCCCGCTGGATGCGGGAGGCCGTGGAAAGCGTCCTGGAGCCCGGCCTCGACTGCGAGGTGGTGGTGCTCGACAATGGGTCCTCCGACGATACCTGGGAAATCCTGACCCAGTGGGCCGCCCGCGAGCCCCGGTTGCGCCCGATGCGGTGGGAGACCAACCGGGCCGGGGAGGCCTACCCCGCCCTGCTGGAAGCGGCGCGGGGGGAGTACGTCAACTTCTTCGCCGACGACGACGTCATGCTTCCCGGGGGCCTGGCGCGGAAAATGGCCATCCTGGACGCCCACCCCGAGCTGGGCCTGGTCTTCACCCCCGTGCGCCAGATGGACGCGGCGGGCGCCGACCAGGGCGAAGGCGCCTGGAGCGTCGCGGCGGAGGCGGACGTCCTCGACGGGCGGGACTTCTTCCCGCCCCTGGTCATCGCCAACTTCATCGCCATGCCCTGCGCCATGTTCCGCAAAGCCGTGGCGCCGCCCTCCGGCCCGCTGGGAGACCCGGCCTTCAGCCCCTTCGGGGACTGGCAGTTCTGGCTGGAGATGGCGCGGCGCACCCGCTTCGGGTTCCTGCGCGAGGCCTCCGCCCGGATCCGCCTCCACGCGTCCCAGGTGACCACCACCCACGGCATCGGCCTGGGGCTCTATCCCGAGACCTACCTTCGGGTCTGGCGGCACTGGATGCTGGACGCGGCGCCCCCCTTCATCCCCACCTCCCGGGCCTTCGAGGTGATGGCGGGCAACTTGGCGGGCTTCCTCCGGGCCTGTCATGGCGACGACCGCGACCAGGTGATGGCCGGCCTCCAGAGGCTGCTCGAGCTTCAGAAGGAACAGGCGCGGCGGCTGGAGCGGGAGGCGGGGCCGGGCGGCGTGGAGGCGTTCTGGGCGCGGATCGACGATCCGGACGGCCTGCCCCGTGCGGCGGTGCGGGCCTACCTGCGGGCCTTCGCGCCCGGGGACCCGGTGATCCTTGTCCTCTCCACCCGCACCGAGGGCGGGAGCCAGCCCATCCAGGACGCGGTGGTGGAGGTGGCGCGGGATCTGGGCCTGGAGGCCATCCCCGATGTCGCCATCATTGACCGGGACGCGGACCTCCTGGAGCTCCTGCGCGCCTGCGCCCACGTCCAGCAGATCCCGCGCGGGCCCGCCAGCGGGGACGCCTTCGAGGGCGAGGCCGGCGAACGGTTCGCCGGCGCGTGGATGACCGCCTCGGCGGAGGAGGGACGATGA
- a CDS encoding glycosyltransferase family 32 protein yields the protein MIPKLLHLIWVGDESRRPEACIRSWADHHPDWTVRVWDNQDLQARAWINAAHMRAMAAKEWNGVADMMRWEILHAEGGVLVDADSLCLRPLPEWLLTCEAFACWENELVRPGLIAAGYFGTVPGTPFLADLIEGIRARPTVVDRMAWETVGPQYLTDTWRRLAYANLTILPSHFFLPQHFTGARYTGPGPVYARQAWGSTLGTYDSLAAGFPEPAACAFLHEPDFAGAGWAEVLLSYFEAFAPADPVALVFVTAGAAEAAEARARVQDLVTRTGRAQVPPVYVAGGPTAFVDHLARFPRASWIPKASGEGGGLRGTLGRRLADARRRLTGPRG from the coding sequence ATGATTCCGAAGCTGCTGCACCTGATCTGGGTCGGCGACGAATCCAGGCGCCCCGAAGCCTGCATCCGCTCGTGGGCGGACCATCATCCGGACTGGACGGTCCGGGTCTGGGACAACCAGGACCTCCAGGCCCGCGCCTGGATCAACGCGGCCCACATGCGGGCCATGGCCGCCAAGGAATGGAACGGGGTCGCCGACATGATGCGCTGGGAGATCCTGCACGCCGAGGGGGGGGTCCTGGTGGACGCCGACAGCCTCTGCCTCCGCCCCCTGCCCGAATGGCTGCTGACCTGCGAGGCCTTCGCCTGCTGGGAGAACGAGCTGGTCCGGCCCGGCCTGATCGCCGCGGGCTATTTCGGAACGGTGCCCGGGACCCCCTTCCTCGCGGACCTGATCGAAGGCATCCGCGCCCGGCCCACGGTGGTGGACCGGATGGCCTGGGAGACCGTGGGGCCCCAGTACCTGACGGACACCTGGCGGCGGCTCGCCTACGCGAACCTGACGATCCTGCCCAGCCACTTCTTCCTCCCGCAGCACTTCACCGGGGCCCGGTACACCGGTCCCGGGCCGGTCTACGCGCGGCAGGCCTGGGGCTCGACCCTCGGCACCTACGATTCGCTGGCGGCGGGCTTCCCGGAGCCGGCGGCCTGCGCCTTCCTCCACGAGCCCGATTTCGCCGGGGCCGGGTGGGCCGAGGTCCTGTTGAGCTACTTCGAGGCCTTCGCGCCGGCGGACCCGGTGGCCCTGGTGTTCGTCACCGCCGGGGCGGCCGAGGCCGCGGAAGCCCGGGCGCGCGTCCAGGATCTGGTCACCCGGACCGGCCGCGCCCAGGTTCCCCCGGTCTACGTGGCGGGCGGGCCAACCGCCTTCGTGGACCACCTCGCCCGCTTTCCCCGGGCCTCGTGGATTCCCAAGGCCAGCGGCGAGGGCGGCGGCCTCCGCGGCACCCTGGGCCGTCGCCTGGCCGATGCCCGCCGCCGGCTCACCGGCCCCCGGGGCTGA
- a CDS encoding PDZ domain-containing protein: MRRALLLATLLCVQPGLRAQDPALKDNLQTAKALWATQGDRDGAAARFEAILAALEPSAKTLDEGWTRILCEAYNWMAVLDDRIPGKQAQAARRLEALLDLDPDYEIDRTVSNRRLQTAFDGLRAQKFGRVKLALEPPDGILTVDGRPRRAEGGLQHLTPGPHTLAYARIGFQPQDARVEIAAKETRPVEFKLARTSSVVTVFTTPAGAELLVDGKLRGVTRGQVPAALSYLADRTGVKPEQLSEGFRLAELGPGKHLLEVRLACHRTRRIEIGEGWTTPFADHDMDPVKLEPSRGSLTVLSQAPGGQLFLGGMDMGRVPVQDLQVCAQTFDLQVRYPTGSYTQRIEVGEGKAVTVQARPKARLAYAGFEGNEEFAGRARILGMLSDLGARLKEVAFLPAAKGESSRDCLARVRAAKDAELLLWARPVPGRPVHQVELVLSTLGGEEERIVVKPLEHDPLGALVARMERPLALWEPWAGLVLVDMPEGPFVLQADAAAQKAGIKPGRTLVEAGGKPLRTVAEWQTALAEAKGGQITVSQGEAPVKLAVQLQARELPVQAADLCYPMVLSDLRLRYLGAQGDEAALFRLQQALALMHFRAYDKALEVLRDARMTGVRGVSQGTLDYYTGVCLLRMGNVYLTEAIQSFNQALKYPQATLFGPDGPLLAPLARQALQDLQP; this comes from the coding sequence ATGCGACGCGCCCTCCTCCTCGCCACCCTCCTGTGCGTCCAGCCGGGCCTGCGGGCCCAGGATCCCGCCCTCAAGGACAACCTCCAGACCGCCAAGGCCCTGTGGGCGACCCAGGGGGACCGGGACGGCGCCGCGGCCCGCTTCGAGGCCATCCTGGCGGCCCTCGAGCCCTCGGCGAAGACCCTGGACGAGGGCTGGACCCGGATCCTCTGCGAGGCCTACAACTGGATGGCCGTCCTCGACGACCGGATCCCCGGCAAGCAGGCCCAGGCCGCCCGCCGCCTGGAGGCCCTCCTCGACCTGGACCCCGACTACGAGATCGACCGCACCGTCTCCAACCGGCGCCTGCAGACCGCCTTCGACGGTCTCCGGGCCCAGAAGTTCGGCCGGGTCAAGCTGGCCCTGGAGCCCCCCGACGGGATCCTGACCGTGGACGGCCGGCCCCGGCGCGCCGAGGGCGGGCTGCAGCACCTGACCCCGGGGCCCCACACCCTGGCCTACGCGCGCATCGGCTTCCAGCCCCAGGACGCCCGGGTCGAGATCGCGGCCAAGGAGACCCGGCCCGTGGAGTTCAAGCTCGCCCGGACCTCCTCCGTGGTCACGGTCTTCACCACCCCGGCCGGGGCCGAACTCCTCGTGGACGGCAAGCTCCGGGGCGTCACCCGGGGGCAGGTCCCGGCCGCCCTCAGCTACCTGGCCGACCGGACCGGGGTGAAGCCCGAGCAGCTCAGCGAGGGCTTCCGCCTCGCCGAGCTGGGCCCCGGCAAGCACCTCCTGGAGGTGCGCCTGGCCTGCCACCGCACCCGCCGCATCGAGATCGGGGAGGGCTGGACGACGCCCTTCGCCGACCACGACATGGACCCCGTGAAGCTGGAACCCTCCCGGGGGAGCCTGACGGTGCTGAGCCAGGCCCCGGGCGGCCAGCTCTTCCTCGGCGGCATGGACATGGGCCGCGTGCCCGTCCAGGATCTCCAGGTCTGCGCCCAGACCTTCGACCTCCAGGTGCGGTACCCCACGGGCAGCTACACCCAGCGGATCGAGGTCGGCGAGGGCAAGGCGGTCACCGTCCAGGCCCGGCCCAAGGCCCGGCTCGCCTACGCAGGCTTCGAGGGGAACGAGGAGTTCGCGGGGCGCGCCCGCATCCTCGGCATGCTCTCGGACCTGGGCGCCCGCCTCAAGGAGGTCGCCTTCCTCCCCGCGGCGAAGGGCGAATCCTCCCGGGACTGCCTGGCCCGCGTGCGCGCCGCGAAGGACGCCGAACTCCTCCTCTGGGCCCGGCCCGTGCCCGGCAGGCCCGTGCACCAGGTGGAACTGGTCCTCTCGACCCTGGGCGGCGAGGAGGAGCGCATCGTCGTCAAGCCCCTCGAACACGATCCCCTCGGCGCCCTCGTGGCGCGCATGGAGCGGCCCCTGGCCCTGTGGGAGCCCTGGGCCGGCCTCGTCCTCGTGGACATGCCCGAAGGCCCCTTCGTGCTGCAGGCCGACGCGGCCGCCCAGAAGGCGGGCATCAAGCCCGGGCGCACCCTGGTGGAGGCCGGCGGCAAGCCCCTCCGCACCGTCGCGGAATGGCAGACCGCCCTGGCCGAGGCCAAGGGGGGCCAGATCACCGTCAGCCAGGGGGAGGCTCCCGTCAAACTGGCTGTCCAGCTCCAGGCCCGGGAGCTTCCGGTCCAGGCGGCGGACCTCTGCTATCCGATGGTGCTCTCCGATCTCCGCCTCCGCTACCTCGGCGCCCAGGGCGACGAGGCGGCCCTGTTCCGCCTCCAGCAGGCGCTGGCGCTCATGCACTTCCGGGCCTACGACAAGGCCCTGGAGGTGCTCAGGGACGCCCGCATGACCGGCGTGCGCGGCGTCAGCCAGGGCACCCTCGACTACTACACGGGCGTCTGCCTCCTGCGCATGGGCAACGTCTACCTCACCGAAGCGATCCAGAGCTTCAACCAGGCGCTGAAATACCCCCAGGCCACCCTCTTCGGCCCCGACGGGCCCCTGCTGGCCCCCCTGGCCCGCCAGGCCCTGCAGGACCTCCAACCCTGA
- a CDS encoding tetratricopeptide repeat protein gives MTEPGTRLRTIALVLAVACGLPAQDGDMAERLFRSGERAYAAHTYAEALDTWNQLVQAAPQSPFAAQALLALARHQLEVERKPEAALPLLDRVRTEHLKTPYAGTALLLLGNIKSDRARTPAALKEAMADYNRAVDLFPDHPLVQEARLRLGLAHMRMGEWGRALQSLIEAMRLDPASPFARQAQLQAAEVLDLQGDGTGCLRMLQDLRNRHAGSPEAEEARWRIQVRVRLRLQKPPLASEGPWPQGRQKWLKTPTLLAMGPEGDLYIYQADDDRPYRFKDGALAPAGPVAKGGKALLVPTSGTAWVVSGKSGLIREDGAPGAPPVPSPSGGMLDTWGNVWVCDPGAPGVAVIGGDAPRTLPLQGVSLLAALPTGGAVAASDAARNLRWVDAAGQVKFTVPYGKDLPAPFRTVVALASDPLGHVAALVDGDFEGVVVWGPEGAVLRSATYKALGISGKFRALALDRAGAVILADRSNDLLVRLP, from the coding sequence ATGACCGAACCCGGAACCCGGCTCCGAACGATCGCCCTGGTCCTGGCGGTGGCCTGCGGGCTGCCCGCCCAGGACGGGGACATGGCGGAGCGCCTGTTCCGGTCCGGGGAGCGCGCCTACGCCGCCCACACGTACGCGGAGGCCCTGGACACCTGGAACCAGCTGGTCCAGGCCGCGCCCCAGTCCCCCTTCGCGGCCCAGGCCCTCCTGGCCCTGGCCCGGCACCAGCTGGAGGTGGAGCGCAAGCCCGAGGCCGCCCTGCCGCTGCTGGACCGGGTCCGGACGGAGCACCTGAAGACGCCCTACGCCGGGACCGCCCTGCTTCTCCTGGGCAACATCAAGTCGGACCGGGCCCGGACCCCCGCCGCCCTCAAGGAGGCCATGGCCGACTACAACCGGGCGGTGGACCTGTTCCCCGACCATCCCCTCGTCCAGGAGGCCCGCCTCCGCCTGGGCCTCGCCCACATGCGCATGGGGGAGTGGGGCCGGGCCCTCCAGTCGCTCATCGAGGCCATGCGCCTCGATCCCGCCAGCCCCTTCGCGCGGCAGGCCCAGCTCCAGGCCGCCGAGGTCCTGGACCTCCAGGGCGACGGCACGGGCTGCCTGCGCATGCTCCAGGACCTGCGGAACCGCCACGCCGGTTCCCCGGAGGCCGAGGAGGCCCGCTGGCGCATCCAGGTCCGGGTCCGGCTCCGCCTCCAGAAGCCGCCCCTGGCCTCCGAGGGGCCCTGGCCCCAGGGCCGCCAGAAGTGGCTCAAGACGCCCACCCTCCTGGCGATGGGGCCCGAGGGCGATCTCTACATCTACCAGGCCGATGACGACCGGCCCTACCGGTTCAAGGACGGGGCCCTCGCGCCGGCGGGGCCCGTCGCCAAGGGCGGAAAGGCCCTCCTGGTGCCCACCTCCGGCACGGCCTGGGTGGTCAGCGGCAAGTCCGGCCTGATCAGGGAGGACGGGGCCCCCGGGGCGCCGCCCGTGCCTTCCCCCTCAGGCGGCATGCTGGACACCTGGGGCAACGTCTGGGTCTGCGACCCCGGCGCCCCGGGGGTGGCGGTGATCGGCGGGGACGCGCCCCGGACCCTCCCGCTGCAGGGCGTCTCCCTCCTGGCGGCCCTGCCCACCGGCGGGGCCGTGGCGGCCTCCGACGCCGCGCGCAACCTCCGCTGGGTGGACGCCGCGGGCCAGGTCAAGTTCACGGTCCCCTACGGCAAGGACCTGCCGGCCCCCTTCCGGACGGTGGTGGCCCTGGCCTCCGACCCCCTGGGCCACGTGGCCGCCCTGGTGGACGGCGATTTCGAGGGGGTCGTGGTGTGGGGCCCCGAGGGCGCGGTGCTCCGCTCCGCCACCTACAAGGCCCTCGGCATCTCGGGCAAGTTCAGGGCGCTGGCCCTGGACCGCGCGGGGGCGGTGATCCTCGCGGACCGGTCCAACGATCTCCTCGTCAGGCTGCCATGA